The following are encoded in a window of Mustela nigripes isolate SB6536 chromosome 3, MUSNIG.SB6536, whole genome shotgun sequence genomic DNA:
- the LOC132013179 gene encoding peroxiredoxin-1, whose protein sequence is MSSGNAKIGHPAPNFKATAVMPDGQFKDLSLSDYKGKYVVFFFYPLDFTFVCPTEIIAFSDRAEEFKKLNCQVIGASVDSHFCHLAWINTPKKQGGLGPMNIPLVSDPKRTIAQDYGVLKADEGISFRGLFIIDDKGILRQITVNDLPVGRSVDETLRLVQAFQFTDKHGEVCPAGWKPGSDTIKPDVQKSKEYFSKQK, encoded by the coding sequence ATGTCTTCAGGAAATGCCAAAATTGGGCATCCTGCCCCCAACTTCAAAGCCACGGCTGTTATGCCAGATGGCCAGTTCAAAGACCTCAGCCTATCTgactacaaaggaaaatatgttgTGTTCTTCTTTTACCCTCTTGACTTCACCTTTGTGTGTCCCACGGAGATCATTGCTTTCAGTGACAGGgcagaagaatttaagaaactcaACTGTCAAGTGATTGGTGCTTCTGTGGATTCTCATTTCTGTCACCTGGCATGGATCAACACACCCAAGAAACAAGGAGGACTGGGACCCATGAATATTCCCTTGGTATCAGACCCCAAGCGTACCATTGCTCAGGACTATGGAGTCTTAAAGGCTGATGAAGGCATCTCGTTCAGGGGCCTCTTTATCATTGATGATAAAGGCATCCTTAGGCAGATCACTGTAAATGACCTACCTGTTGGCCGCTCTGTGGATGAGACTCTGCGACTGGTTCAGGCCTTCCAGTTTACCGACAAGCATGGGGAAGTGTGCCCAGCTGGCTGGAAGCCTGGCAGTGATACCATCAAGCCTGATGTCCAGAAGAGCAAAGAGTATTTCTCTAAGCAGAAGTGA